Part of the Variovorax paradoxus B4 genome, CCGCGCAATGTGGCCAGCGGCGTGGTGCCCTGCTCCCAGGCAACGGATGCGCTGGCATAGTGCAGCGCAGCCTGCTCCAGCGAGATCCAGGCCTGCGGCGTTCCCTGGATGTCCAGTTGCAGTACATGTGGGTTCATTTCGCCTCCTTTCGCGGCGATGGTTTTCGATGAGATCGATGACGCGGAATAGCCATCGCCATGGAGAGGGTCGAACATGGGGTGCGCGAACGGAGTCGAACCGTCGTCAGCGGGATCACAACCCGCGGCTCTGCCCTTGAGCTACGCGCACCACGTGGTGCAAATTCGCTCGTCTGTTCTCTGAGCCAGCGAGGCGTTGGTCCCACGTGCACGACTCGAACGTGCAACCCCCTGCTTCGTAGGCAGGTGCTCTGGTCCATTGAGCTAACGCGGGAAAAAAGGTGTCCGGTTACGGGTTCCGGCGCCGCCCAATCTTTGCGGCCGGTTTCCGCGGGAGGGCCATCTGCATGGCCCGGTCCCGCTCGGGTAAAAACAAAAAGGCCCGGAACCTTTCGGTGTCCGGGCCTCTGCATGAGAGCGCTTGAGAGATGCGCGCTTAGTTACGCGCTACCTCCGCCCGGTGGCAACTGATCCTCATCGGCACGAGCCCGCGGCGAATGCGCCGGCGTGAAGTGCATGGGGTTCGGTCGCTGATGGCGCTTCGACGGCAGCATGCCGAGGTCAGCGCAAAACCAGGCACGCACGAACACCCGGCCCGGTGCGGGTCGAATGCTGGTGAGGGTCAGTCCTGCGTTCACGATGGTTCCTGCTTGCGTTGGTGTGAATGAAATCCGTGCGGGCAAATCCGCGAGTGGGATGAACTGTAAATAGTCTTTACTTTCGCGTCAACAGGCTCGGCAAACTTTTTTTGTGTTGTTGTTTTGGCCGGAGCAACGCTAGGCTGCGCCGAACAGCGCGTCGGCCGGCGCGCAGCGCAAGGCATCCTGCGCCGCATCCGTGAACCCCTCGCACCACCTGGCCAGTGCGGCGGCCTGCGCATCGCCCATGGCGGGCACGAAGGTGCGCATGCGCTGCTGCAAGCCTTCCCAGGTGTAGGGGTCCTCGGGGTCGCCGCGGCGCAGATCGCGGTAGGCCGTGAGCTGCCTTCCATCGTGCAGCCTGATCGTCACGCGGCTCGGACGGCGCTGCGGGAACGCACGTTGGAACTGATCGTTCGGCAGCACCTGCATGCGCGCGGCCAGGGCGCGCAGCCCGGGGTTGTCGAGGTCGGGTGCCTCCGTGTCCGTGATGCCGAGCGCGCCCTTCTCCAGCAGCACTGCCAGCAGGTAGCGCAGGCAGAAGCTGGCCTCGGTCGGCCTGGCGGGCCACTGCACGCCCGCGATCTTCAGCGCATGCGGAAAGATCTCGATCTCCATCGCCTGCACGTCGGCGGCGCGGATGTGGTGTTCCTCGATCAATGCGTGCGTCGCGTCGAGCGGCGTGAAGAGCATCGCGCAGGCCGGCCAGGCCTTGATGGTGGTGGTGTGCAGCCGCTCGGGCGCCTCCAGCCCTCCATCGACGGCGGCCAATGGCCCTTCGCCGGCCAGCGCGGCGTACATGCCGCGCCGGCCGGTGAAGAAGGCGCGCGCCCCCGGCAGGCCGGCCCGGGCGGCATAGGCTGCCGTCATGCCGTTGCGCACGGCGAACGCGGGATGCAGCGACTTGGAATCGTGCGCGTCGTCGTCCACCAGTTGCCAGAGGCCGGCCGCCTGCGTCGCGGCGATGCCCAGCGCATGGTGCAGCCGCCGCGCATCGAGCCCCATCGCCATGCCGGCCGCGGCAGCCGCGCCCACGGCGCCGGCCGTGGCGGTGGCGTGGAACAGGCCCGCATGGCGCGCGCCCAGGGCTTCGCCCAGGCGCAGTGCGACCTCGTAGCCGGCCACGATGGCGCGTGCGGCGCGCTCGTGCGTCAACTCGAGCGAGGATGCCAGCGCGAGCACCGGCGTGATGGCGACCACGCCCGGATGCAGCATCGCCGCGCGGTGCGCGTCGTCGATCTCGCGAAGATGCGCGATGCCCGCGTTGACGAAGCCGGCGGCCAGCGGTGTGGCGCCTTCGGGCTTGCCGCCGAACAGCGCCGCCCTGCCGGCGCCGGGCATCAACGCCTGTCCCAGGCCGCGCAGCCCGGCGGCAGCGGGCATGTCCTGCGCCGACCCGCCGGCGGTGAACCAGTCCAGCAGCGCCTGCGCGAGCCGTGCACGCGTGACGGCCGTCAATGGCTGGGCTGCCTGATGGAACAGATGCGCGACCAGCGTGGATTCGGGCAAGGCGGTGGAGATGGAAGTTGCGGCCACTGTAGTCTCTAGATTTTATTGAATGAAATTCGTGTCATTATATAAAATGACTCGACTTGCGAGGAATTTGCCAAATGCGCCTTTTCATCCGTTCCTTCTTCGATGCGGCCACCGCCACCTTCTCCCATGTGGTCGACGATGGCGCCGGCGTCTGTGCGGTCATCGACCCGGTGCTGGGCTTCGACGCGCGTTCCGGCCGCACCGATGCGCGTCCGGCCGAGGCCGTGGCCGCGCACATCGAGGCGAAGGGCCTGCGGGTGCAATGGCTGCTGGAGACGCATGCGCATGCGGATCACCTGTCCGGTGCGCCCTGGCTGCAGCAGCGCTTCGGCGGGACGCTGGCGATCGGTGCGGGCATCACCCACGTGCAGCGTGAATTCCGCGGCGTCTTCAATGCCGGCGACATGGCCGTGGACGGCTCGCAGTTCAACCGGCTGTTCGCCGATGGCGAGGCCTTCGCCATCGGCCGGCTGCAGGCGCAGGCGCTGCATGTGCCCGGCCACACGCCGGCGGACATGGCCTACCGCATCGCCGACCCGGCCGGCGGCCCGGATGCGGTGTTCGTCGGCGACACGCTGTTCATGCCCGACCTGGGCACCGCCCGCTGCGATTTCCCCGGCGGCGATGCGCCCACCATGTTCCGTTCGATCCGCCGGCTGCTCGCACTGCCGCCGCAGACCGTGCTCTACCTCTGCCACGACTACCCGCCCACCGGGCGAGAGGCCGCCTGCAGCACCACCGTCGCAGCGCAGCGCGCGGGCAACATCCATGTGCGCGAGGGCGTGCCCGAGGCCGACTTTGTCGCGCGCCGTCAAGCGCGCGATGCCACCTTGGCGCTGCCGGCGCTGATGCTGCCGTCGGTGCAGGTCAACATGCGCGCGGGCCGCATGCCGCCGCCCGATGCCAACGGCACCGCGTACCTGAAGATTCCCGTCGACCGGCTGTGACCCGGGGCCACACGGCCCGCGGGCGCTACCGGCGCCAGTCCCGCGGCGGACGGCTGCTGAAGCCCTGCTGCACCAGCGCCTTTTGCGCCACCTGCACGGCCTTGCGCTGGGCCGTGGCGCTC contains:
- a CDS encoding MBL fold metallo-hydrolase, which translates into the protein MRLFIRSFFDAATATFSHVVDDGAGVCAVIDPVLGFDARSGRTDARPAEAVAAHIEAKGLRVQWLLETHAHADHLSGAPWLQQRFGGTLAIGAGITHVQREFRGVFNAGDMAVDGSQFNRLFADGEAFAIGRLQAQALHVPGHTPADMAYRIADPAGGPDAVFVGDTLFMPDLGTARCDFPGGDAPTMFRSIRRLLALPPQTVLYLCHDYPPTGREAACSTTVAAQRAGNIHVREGVPEADFVARRQARDATLALPALMLPSVQVNMRAGRMPPPDANGTAYLKIPVDRL
- a CDS encoding MmgE/PrpD family protein, whose protein sequence is MAATSISTALPESTLVAHLFHQAAQPLTAVTRARLAQALLDWFTAGGSAQDMPAAAGLRGLGQALMPGAGRAALFGGKPEGATPLAAGFVNAGIAHLREIDDAHRAAMLHPGVVAITPVLALASSLELTHERAARAIVAGYEVALRLGEALGARHAGLFHATATAGAVGAAAAAGMAMGLDARRLHHALGIAATQAAGLWQLVDDDAHDSKSLHPAFAVRNGMTAAYAARAGLPGARAFFTGRRGMYAALAGEGPLAAVDGGLEAPERLHTTTIKAWPACAMLFTPLDATHALIEEHHIRAADVQAMEIEIFPHALKIAGVQWPARPTEASFCLRYLLAVLLEKGALGITDTEAPDLDNPGLRALAARMQVLPNDQFQRAFPQRRPSRVTIRLHDGRQLTAYRDLRRGDPEDPYTWEGLQQRMRTFVPAMGDAQAAALARWCEGFTDAAQDALRCAPADALFGAA